A stretch of the Actinomyces qiguomingii genome encodes the following:
- a CDS encoding PadR family transcriptional regulator yields the protein MDTRLTLLGLLGTGPGYGYDLKTHWDRWFADTKPLAFGQVYAALARLLRDGLIIQTGAEAGAGPERKRYEITARGRAAVEEWIRSPEVPSDSIQADLFAKTIIALLLDDDAERLLDLQRAAHTARMREITRRKERADLHTILIADHALYHLEADLRWIDLTAARLSELRQEVRA from the coding sequence ATGGATACTCGCCTCACGCTCCTCGGCCTACTCGGCACCGGCCCCGGCTACGGCTACGACCTCAAAACGCACTGGGACCGCTGGTTCGCCGACACCAAGCCACTCGCCTTCGGGCAGGTCTACGCAGCTCTCGCCCGCCTACTGCGCGACGGCCTGATCATCCAGACCGGGGCAGAGGCGGGCGCCGGCCCGGAACGCAAGCGCTACGAGATCACCGCACGCGGGCGCGCCGCCGTAGAGGAGTGGATCCGCAGCCCCGAGGTCCCCTCGGACTCCATCCAGGCCGATCTGTTCGCCAAGACCATCATCGCCCTCCTGCTCGACGACGACGCCGAGCGCCTCCTGGACCTGCAGCGCGCCGCCCACACCGCCCGGATGCGCGAGATCACCCGCCGCAAGGAGAGAGCCGACCTGCACACGATCCTCATCGCCGACCACGCCCTGTACCACCTGGAGGCCGACCTGCGCTGGATCGACCTGACCGCCGCCCGCTTGAGCGAGCTGCGCCAGGAGGTCCGGGCATGA
- a CDS encoding MauE/DoxX family redox-associated membrane protein, translated as MAWAFGVVRILAGAILIAAAQGKHRQTFAKNVSVVEGYRLAPRSVAVVVAVTLPATELVLGTALVLGMWPRVVSWTGAAFYLILAAAVAQAVTRRLANECGCFGALRQSTVNWAIAGRNLTIAVLLAAATAWPGEPRLALAGNDFSLMAATPLALIATWWIGESIGQARRTLHTRPAGTEHEASTPH; from the coding sequence ATGGCGTGGGCATTCGGAGTCGTCAGAATTCTTGCGGGTGCGATCCTCATTGCGGCCGCGCAGGGGAAACACCGCCAGACTTTCGCGAAGAACGTCAGCGTCGTTGAAGGTTATCGCCTGGCTCCTCGATCAGTTGCGGTCGTCGTCGCCGTCACATTGCCCGCCACCGAACTGGTCCTGGGGACAGCACTGGTCCTGGGCATGTGGCCCAGAGTCGTCTCCTGGACAGGTGCCGCTTTTTACCTCATCCTCGCCGCTGCGGTCGCTCAGGCCGTCACGCGGAGACTGGCCAACGAGTGCGGCTGCTTCGGGGCGCTGCGGCAGTCGACAGTCAACTGGGCAATCGCCGGCAGGAACCTCACCATCGCGGTTCTCCTCGCCGCTGCGACGGCATGGCCCGGTGAGCCGCGGCTCGCACTAGCGGGCAACGACTTCTCCCTGATGGCCGCAACACCCCTGGCACTTATCGCCACGTGGTGGATCGGGGAATCGATCGGACAAGCGCGCAGGACACTTCACACCAGGCCCGCCGGCACTGAGCACGAGGCGTCCACCCCGCACTAG
- a CDS encoding ATP-binding protein, whose translation MSTRVILLTGPSGSGKTSLLRRVGARRLKLDDFYRDGDEPGMPLLDGSISGADGVTRAEAQHAIDWDDSASWDADRAMTAILDLCATGSTTVPVYSIQDNATVDYTTLDVDAVPAYVAEGVFAAELIDRCREAGVLADALVLRRPRLQTWWFRLRRDLAEHRKPVHVLLRRGLRLAREEPAKIAEWVAKGCRPVDRAECEAAIARHIGATVQQSPAKDG comes from the coding sequence GTGAGCACCCGTGTCATTTTGCTTACCGGCCCTTCCGGCTCCGGCAAGACCTCCCTGCTGCGCCGTGTAGGCGCTCGGCGCCTGAAGCTCGACGACTTCTATCGCGACGGCGACGAGCCGGGTATGCCATTGCTGGACGGCTCCATTTCGGGGGCCGACGGCGTCACACGCGCCGAGGCCCAGCATGCCATCGACTGGGATGATTCTGCCTCCTGGGACGCCGACCGGGCCATGACGGCGATTCTCGACCTATGCGCCACCGGGTCCACAACCGTGCCCGTGTACTCCATTCAGGACAACGCCACGGTCGACTACACCACCCTTGACGTCGACGCCGTTCCCGCCTATGTGGCCGAGGGCGTGTTCGCGGCGGAGCTCATTGACCGGTGTCGAGAGGCGGGAGTGCTCGCGGACGCGCTGGTGCTGCGCCGTCCGCGCCTGCAGACCTGGTGGTTCCGGCTGCGACGCGATCTGGCCGAGCACCGCAAGCCCGTTCATGTACTGCTGCGGCGCGGGCTGCGCCTGGCCCGGGAGGAGCCCGCCAAAATCGCCGAGTGGGTGGCCAAGGGCTGCCGCCCGGTCGACCGCGCCGAGTGCGAAGCAGCCATCGCCCGGCACATCGGCGCAACCGTACAGCAGTCCCCCGCCAAGGACGGCTGA